The Granulicella sibirica genome has a segment encoding these proteins:
- a CDS encoding class I SAM-dependent methyltransferase translates to MSTVDTEMSGEEFAQPQPDSLFERCAWFYALCREYLFRDHTDEIAGSLFPSAEPAPGTHVVELGCGPGFYSCRLATEFPQVQTTGIDLSEPLLLRAKLRAAKRRLVNADFRVGDACALPASIGNVDAIVVSRLFLIVPGREAVLSEIHRVLRPGGRCFIAEPTSGFRTRIPLSCMWLLSKLTSSPGASYREPLQAYVMPRPEFSSLIHSQPWESVDLQYDGWYQYAVCQKSPNAGSETADRVREHSVA, encoded by the coding sequence ATGAGCACAGTCGATACCGAGATGTCCGGCGAGGAGTTCGCACAACCGCAGCCAGACAGTCTCTTTGAACGGTGCGCATGGTTCTACGCCCTGTGTCGCGAGTACCTCTTCCGAGACCACACGGACGAAATCGCAGGATCGCTCTTCCCTTCCGCCGAACCAGCACCAGGAACACACGTTGTCGAACTAGGCTGCGGACCAGGCTTCTACTCCTGCCGACTCGCAACCGAGTTCCCCCAGGTCCAGACAACAGGAATTGACCTCTCGGAGCCTTTGCTCCTGAGAGCGAAGCTGAGAGCCGCGAAGCGCCGTCTGGTAAACGCCGACTTCCGCGTAGGCGATGCCTGCGCCCTTCCAGCCTCGATCGGCAACGTCGACGCGATCGTAGTTTCGCGCCTCTTCCTCATCGTTCCTGGACGCGAAGCAGTCCTCTCCGAGATCCATCGCGTACTCCGTCCCGGTGGCCGATGTTTTATCGCCGAACCAACCTCTGGCTTCCGCACCCGCATTCCGCTAAGTTGCATGTGGCTTCTCTCGAAGCTCACCTCAAGCCCTGGAGCAAGCTACCGCGAACCACTCCAGGCATACGTAATGCCCCGCCCCGAGTTCTCCTCCCTCATCCACTCACAGCCCTGGGAATCCGTCGATCTGCAATACGACGGCTGGTATCAGTACGCCGTATGCCAGAAGAGCCCGAATGCAGGCTCCGAAACCGCTGACAGAGTCCGCGAACACAGCGTCGCCTAG
- a CDS encoding TIGR00266 family protein produces MQSRIVGTTMPVLEVALSGNDALISEAGELSWMTQSIQMTTHTQMGGGGGFFGVIKRVAGGGTIFMTEYRAIGAPGEVAFATKVPGHIVPIEVSPGHEFLVHRHGFLCATDQIQIGVGFQQSLGAGIFGGDGFLLQKISGYGTAWLELSGELIIKDLRPGETLRVHPGHVGAFQSSVSFQITRVPGIKNMIFGGDGLFLAALTGPGRVWLQTLPISKLAHQLQEYMPSAERQRDRVEGGVVGGIVGSLLDNMR; encoded by the coding sequence ATGCAGAGCCGGATTGTCGGAACCACTATGCCCGTCCTTGAGGTCGCGTTGTCGGGCAATGATGCCCTTATCTCGGAGGCTGGGGAGCTTTCATGGATGACGCAGTCGATCCAGATGACGACGCACACCCAGATGGGTGGAGGCGGCGGGTTCTTCGGGGTTATCAAGCGCGTGGCCGGCGGAGGCACGATCTTCATGACAGAGTACCGGGCGATTGGCGCTCCGGGCGAGGTTGCATTCGCGACGAAGGTGCCGGGACACATCGTGCCGATCGAAGTATCGCCGGGTCACGAATTCCTGGTGCATCGTCATGGCTTTCTATGCGCTACGGACCAGATCCAGATTGGTGTTGGCTTTCAACAGTCTCTTGGAGCGGGAATCTTCGGCGGGGATGGATTTTTGCTACAAAAGATCTCGGGGTATGGGACAGCCTGGCTCGAGTTGTCGGGTGAGTTGATTATCAAAGACCTTCGGCCAGGCGAGACTCTGCGAGTGCATCCGGGCCACGTTGGAGCGTTTCAGTCGTCGGTGTCCTTCCAGATAACACGGGTGCCAGGCATAAAAAACATGATCTTCGGAGGCGACGGACTTTTTCTCGCCGCACTAACCGGACCGGGACGGGTATGGCTTCAGACACTACCGATCTCGAAGCTGGCACACCAACTACAGGAGTACATGCCTTCGGCGGAGCGGCAAAGGGATCGGGTCGAAGGCGGAGTAGTCGGGGGAATTGTAGGCTCGCTGCTCGACAACATGCGCTAA
- a CDS encoding radical SAM protein — translation MSTLLPILPPSDLSDENTSETLSPAAQKAEEEKNAMRKYFQKPGSQSELTGVAEQEPVCLYLETTNRCNLLCVTCPRTYEELEPEADMPWDMFTSLIDQYPKIARVVLHGIGEPMLVKDIAQRVKYLKDRGIYVLFNTNGTLLNDTNGRALIEAGLDELRVSLDAAESEVYQMVRGKDFFDKIVKNVKNFTTLQKQMNAPKPRVSLWLTGLRETVDQLPNFVRLAHEVGVTEVYLQRLVFFDEGSNGLARAESALFEHTTAAEEALIKEAEDVAAELGVMFSASGAVDPGESIRMQQNDAPWSLCRRPWSLMYITANGRVLPCCIAPFSMKGYGAFTLGDATQSSLRDIWNGEEYQRFREGLLTSAPPPACSNCGLRWSL, via the coding sequence ATGAGCACACTTCTTCCAATTCTTCCTCCCTCCGATCTGTCGGACGAGAACACGAGCGAGACGCTCTCCCCTGCTGCGCAAAAAGCGGAGGAGGAGAAGAATGCGATGCGGAAGTATTTTCAGAAACCTGGGTCGCAGTCTGAGCTGACCGGCGTGGCGGAGCAGGAGCCGGTGTGTCTTTATCTTGAGACGACGAACCGGTGCAACCTGCTATGCGTGACTTGTCCCAGGACGTATGAGGAGCTCGAGCCCGAGGCGGATATGCCCTGGGATATGTTTACGTCGCTGATCGACCAATATCCGAAGATTGCCCGCGTGGTATTACACGGCATAGGCGAGCCGATGCTGGTGAAGGATATCGCGCAGAGGGTGAAGTACCTGAAGGATCGCGGAATCTATGTGCTGTTCAACACGAACGGCACGCTGCTGAACGACACGAATGGGCGGGCGCTCATCGAGGCCGGCCTCGATGAGTTGCGCGTGTCGCTCGACGCTGCGGAGTCCGAGGTGTATCAGATGGTGCGCGGGAAGGACTTCTTCGACAAGATCGTGAAGAACGTGAAGAACTTCACGACGCTGCAAAAGCAGATGAATGCGCCGAAGCCCCGGGTCTCGCTCTGGCTGACCGGTCTGCGGGAGACGGTCGACCAGCTTCCGAACTTTGTGCGGCTGGCGCATGAGGTTGGGGTCACCGAAGTCTATCTCCAGAGGCTGGTCTTCTTCGACGAGGGTTCAAATGGACTGGCAAGGGCGGAGTCGGCCCTGTTTGAACATACGACTGCGGCGGAAGAAGCCCTGATCAAGGAAGCGGAGGATGTGGCTGCGGAGTTAGGCGTAATGTTCTCAGCTTCGGGCGCGGTGGATCCGGGTGAGTCGATCCGGATGCAGCAGAACGACGCTCCGTGGAGCCTTTGCCGTCGTCCGTGGTCGCTGATGTACATCACGGCGAACGGGCGCGTGCTTCCATGCTGTATAGCGCCGTTTTCAATGAAGGGATATGGAGCCTTCACCCTTGGGGATGCGACGCAGAGCAGCCTGCGCGACATCTGGAACGGCGAGGAATACCAGAGGTTTCGCGAGGGGCTGCTGACGAGCGCGCCTCCGCCGGCTTGCTCAAACTGCGGCCTGCGATGGAGTCTATAA
- a CDS encoding glycosyltransferase family 87 protein encodes MTATPAPKHWSHARPWHTNIALLLVGIALFSFTRQTWFEFDNFWIGYSGCSSSMAVLFLASCWLAMTRPVDRFTFPIILAVGAGCRLVAIFGDPIFSSDIYRYVWDGVVQHAHINPFRYVPGDVALMPLREPNSDVYALINRREYAHTIYPPAAQAYFYLVTFFGASATCMKTFMVLCEGLTVWGLVKILKHLGYRREQVLLYWWSPLLIWEIGGNGHLDAVACTLIVLAILFRFRMRPMLTGLFLGLAVITKMYPLVLFPALYRRGDWKMPVTMTAVIVLGYACYSSVGMLVFGFLGGYAKEEGIETGARYFLLEWGQGLPGLHNLPPLAFMIFAAAVFALISLWAWNTCCRQPEPSSQAIHSGGSGAFRITSADFVSGEASFLGPAFALAAALMFLFSPHYAWYIAWLFPFFCLQPTVPMATYLMGFFYGYTTWLADPGPKMFLLNQRLYGVTLLASFVHLGLKAWPTYRANFLATPVRADHGALKDAMQDPNNTIQDFPMHPEPSL; translated from the coding sequence GTGACAGCAACCCCAGCCCCAAAGCACTGGTCCCACGCACGCCCGTGGCACACAAACATTGCGCTCCTGCTGGTCGGCATCGCACTCTTCAGCTTCACGCGGCAGACGTGGTTCGAGTTCGATAACTTCTGGATCGGATACTCAGGCTGCTCGTCTTCGATGGCCGTCTTGTTTCTTGCCTCCTGCTGGCTGGCAATGACGCGTCCTGTCGACCGGTTTACGTTCCCCATCATCCTGGCTGTGGGCGCGGGTTGCCGACTCGTGGCGATCTTTGGCGATCCGATCTTTTCCTCGGATATCTACCGATATGTCTGGGACGGAGTTGTACAGCACGCGCACATCAATCCTTTCCGCTATGTTCCGGGTGATGTCGCGCTAATGCCGCTGCGGGAACCTAACAGCGATGTGTATGCGTTGATCAATAGGCGAGAATACGCACACACCATCTATCCTCCGGCAGCGCAGGCTTACTTCTATCTCGTCACGTTCTTCGGCGCGTCCGCAACCTGTATGAAGACCTTCATGGTGCTCTGCGAAGGGCTAACAGTGTGGGGACTCGTCAAGATCCTGAAGCACCTTGGGTACCGGCGCGAACAAGTACTCCTCTACTGGTGGTCTCCACTGCTCATCTGGGAGATCGGCGGGAACGGTCACCTGGATGCCGTGGCCTGCACGTTGATCGTTCTCGCGATACTGTTCCGGTTCCGCATGCGGCCGATGCTGACGGGACTGTTTCTTGGGCTGGCGGTGATCACAAAGATGTACCCGCTCGTCCTGTTTCCTGCGCTCTACCGGCGCGGCGATTGGAAGATGCCGGTGACGATGACTGCGGTGATCGTCTTAGGGTATGCATGCTACTCGAGCGTAGGGATGCTGGTGTTCGGCTTCCTTGGCGGGTATGCAAAGGAAGAAGGGATCGAGACGGGAGCGCGATATTTTCTGCTTGAGTGGGGCCAGGGATTGCCCGGGCTGCATAATCTGCCGCCGCTGGCCTTCATGATCTTTGCAGCGGCGGTGTTTGCGCTGATCTCGCTTTGGGCCTGGAACACTTGCTGTAGGCAGCCGGAGCCCTCGTCGCAGGCGATCCATTCCGGAGGGAGTGGCGCTTTCCGCATTACCTCAGCCGACTTCGTCTCGGGTGAGGCTTCCTTTCTCGGACCGGCTTTTGCTCTCGCAGCGGCACTCATGTTTCTGTTCTCACCGCATTATGCGTGGTACATCGCATGGCTGTTTCCATTTTTCTGTCTCCAGCCGACCGTTCCCATGGCAACCTATCTTATGGGGTTCTTCTACGGCTATACGACGTGGCTGGCGGACCCCGGACCAAAGATGTTCCTACTCAACCAACGTCTCTACGGCGTGACGTTGCTCGCGTCTTTTGTTCATCTTGGGCTGAAAGCGTGGCCTACGTACAGAGCGAACTTTCTGGCTACACCCGTCAGGGCTGATCATGGCGCCTTGAAAGACGCGATGCAGGATCCGAACAACACGATCCAGGATTTCCCGATGCACCCGGAGCCCTCCCTATGA
- a CDS encoding GNAT family N-acetyltransferase, which produces MASFTQLQPVSDSTSSSRPRVGGATVRKAKLQDAVNIFELVNSLSHDGTLLRRNYAEICENVRDFAVAESESGVFLGCGALHLYGPHLAEVRSIVVKPEAKGQGAGGRLLRALLEEAEEQGVVAVCLFTRIPDFFFHFGFRVADRTSIPDKIYKDCQNCPRLYACDEVTMVRGPLPKIAVLGPPKLRQDELVKLQATSLAPKF; this is translated from the coding sequence ATGGCATCGTTCACGCAACTGCAGCCCGTGAGTGACTCGACCTCGTCGTCGCGGCCCCGCGTCGGCGGCGCGACCGTGCGCAAGGCGAAGCTCCAGGATGCGGTGAACATCTTCGAACTGGTCAACTCCCTCTCGCACGACGGTACGCTCTTGCGTCGCAACTACGCCGAAATCTGCGAAAACGTCCGCGACTTCGCCGTCGCCGAGTCCGAATCCGGAGTCTTTCTCGGCTGCGGAGCCCTGCATCTCTACGGACCACATCTGGCCGAAGTCCGCTCCATCGTCGTAAAGCCCGAGGCAAAGGGCCAGGGAGCAGGCGGCCGTCTCCTCCGCGCATTACTCGAAGAAGCCGAAGAGCAGGGCGTCGTCGCGGTCTGCCTCTTCACCCGCATCCCCGACTTTTTCTTCCACTTCGGCTTCCGCGTAGCCGACCGGACCTCGATTCCCGACAAGATCTACAAGGATTGCCAGAACTGCCCGCGCCTCTACGCCTGCGACGAGGTGACAATGGTCCGCGGCCCCCTGCCAAAGATCGCTGTCCTCGGCCCTCCGAAGCTCCGCCAGGACGAGCTCGTAAAGCTGCAGGCCACGTCTCTCGCGCCCAAATTTTAG
- a CDS encoding sensor histidine kinase yields the protein MSILLLGLAMLLKRNPETGGAAVTIADILTLLAVTLAGISMIEYVTGPLPLYEQWNMANIASARPGSIPGRMSVGTILGVTMLSVCLFALDRVPKLCTALLSFGIMLALAAVCGFLYKARQLAGGRILDAMSVQTAISLLALYSAAFASRPLREPMLSLFAPELGAEARMELLIGTWALPILIGLMVKLGYQREWYEVPFALGLFAVAVVSLQTFLIWRSDFALTRLTRNKQKLEEVLRKNEKLAVAGRLAASISHEINNPLEAISNLLFLIRTSDGLEEQHRYADMATEELRRVSQITTQTLSFYRESTRPELAEIVPILESSVQLLRGKIKSLGLQVVEEYTEPIPQLVCSPGELRQVVVNLISNALDATPRDGRIVVRASRSRSWTRAGTNVVRIAIADSGSGMPPEVLARVFEPFYTTKEKTGNGLGLWVAADLVEKQGGWMKVRSITYGRHKGTTFAIVLPLIEAGSDFSTP from the coding sequence TTGTCTATCCTTTTGCTCGGTCTGGCGATGCTTCTTAAGCGGAATCCGGAAACCGGAGGGGCTGCGGTAACTATCGCGGATATTCTTACTCTTCTCGCCGTAACCCTAGCCGGCATTAGCATGATTGAGTATGTAACCGGCCCACTGCCCCTGTACGAGCAATGGAACATGGCCAATATCGCCTCTGCCAGGCCGGGAAGCATTCCGGGCAGGATGTCCGTCGGCACAATTCTAGGCGTCACAATGTTGTCCGTCTGCCTCTTCGCACTTGATCGTGTTCCAAAACTCTGCACAGCTCTTCTGTCGTTTGGCATCATGCTCGCGCTCGCAGCTGTCTGTGGTTTTCTTTACAAAGCCCGCCAACTTGCGGGGGGCCGAATCCTGGACGCGATGTCGGTGCAGACCGCAATCTCCCTTCTCGCTCTCTACTCCGCAGCCTTTGCTTCACGACCTCTTCGCGAACCGATGCTCTCCCTCTTCGCTCCTGAACTCGGAGCGGAAGCTCGCATGGAACTCCTGATCGGCACTTGGGCGCTTCCGATTCTCATCGGTCTCATGGTCAAGCTCGGCTATCAGCGCGAGTGGTACGAAGTCCCGTTTGCGCTCGGACTCTTCGCTGTCGCTGTCGTCTCACTGCAGACCTTCCTCATCTGGCGCAGCGACTTTGCCCTTACCCGCCTGACGCGAAATAAACAGAAGCTCGAAGAGGTACTCCGAAAGAACGAAAAGCTTGCTGTCGCAGGTCGCCTCGCTGCCAGTATCTCTCACGAGATCAACAATCCGCTGGAGGCGATATCAAACTTGTTGTTTCTGATCCGGACGAGCGATGGACTCGAGGAACAGCACCGCTACGCCGATATGGCTACCGAAGAGCTGCGGCGAGTTTCGCAGATTACCACACAGACGCTGAGCTTCTATCGCGAGAGTACTCGCCCGGAACTGGCCGAAATCGTTCCGATCCTGGAATCCTCCGTTCAGTTGCTTCGGGGAAAGATCAAGTCTCTCGGCCTCCAGGTTGTGGAGGAATACACCGAACCGATTCCGCAGTTGGTTTGCTCTCCAGGCGAACTGCGCCAAGTTGTCGTGAATCTGATTTCAAACGCTCTCGACGCAACACCGCGCGACGGTCGCATCGTTGTCCGCGCGAGCCGTTCTCGCTCTTGGACGCGTGCGGGCACGAATGTGGTCCGGATCGCCATCGCCGATAGCGGAAGCGGCATGCCGCCCGAAGTACTGGCCCGCGTCTTTGAACCCTTTTACACGACCAAGGAGAAGACCGGAAATGGTCTTGGCCTGTGGGTCGCTGCCGACCTGGTCGAAAAGCAAGGCGGATGGATGAAGGTAAGAAGTATCACGTATGGGAGACACAAAGGTACGACCTTCGCGATCGTTTTGCCTCTAATCGAGGCCGGCTCTGATTTCTCTACGCCGTAG
- a CDS encoding glycosyltransferase family 2 protein, which produces MAQVSIIIPALNEHESIGHVVGEMPWDLIAECIVVDNGSTDGTGEIAAKAGARVISSPRGYGAACLAGSNAALPGSDILVYMDGDGSDVIAGLPALLAPIERDEADFVLGTRLKGKREPGSMLGSQVFAGHLVGTLVKLTSGFRYTDMGPFRAIRRTSLESLGMAELTYGWNLEMQIRAIQKGLRIREIPVDYRKRIGGTSKVSGDLRASMKAAVRIMEVLGRVTFGSHHTGKS; this is translated from the coding sequence ATGGCACAAGTTTCGATCATTATTCCGGCGCTGAATGAGCATGAGTCCATCGGACATGTTGTCGGGGAGATGCCATGGGATCTCATCGCCGAATGCATCGTGGTGGATAACGGTTCGACGGATGGGACCGGAGAGATCGCGGCAAAGGCCGGGGCCCGGGTAATCTCATCGCCCCGAGGATACGGTGCCGCCTGCCTGGCGGGATCAAACGCGGCTCTCCCGGGGTCGGACATTCTGGTCTATATGGACGGGGATGGGTCAGACGTGATCGCTGGCCTGCCTGCCTTGCTGGCTCCGATAGAGCGGGATGAGGCGGATTTTGTGCTGGGAACCCGGCTGAAGGGCAAACGGGAGCCAGGGTCGATGCTTGGGTCGCAGGTCTTCGCGGGGCATCTGGTAGGCACTCTGGTGAAACTGACATCCGGGTTTCGGTATACGGACATGGGGCCGTTTCGGGCGATCCGGAGAACATCGCTCGAGAGCCTCGGGATGGCGGAGCTTACCTACGGGTGGAACCTCGAGATGCAGATCCGGGCGATCCAGAAGGGCCTGAGGATTCGCGAGATTCCGGTGGACTATCGGAAAAGGATCGGCGGGACGAGCAAGGTCTCTGGTGATCTGCGAGCTTCGATGAAGGCGGCGGTGCGAATCATGGAAGTGCTCGGGCGGGTTACGTTTGGATCGCATCATACGGGGAAGAGTTAG
- a CDS encoding TIGR04282 family arsenosugar biosynthesis glycosyltransferase, whose amino-acid sequence MPYTILKSDDDHSTATSERKAQCALAVMAKAPRPGKVKTRLSPPLTLAQSAALNVCFLKDTTENIATVAAQGAAAGLISYTPVGDESLFEGILPPSFALIAQRGDAFGERLLAAAEDILACGYGAVCLIDSDSPTVPAAAFEQAVAELAKPGDRVVLGPSHDGGYYLIGLKKAHPEPFERITWSTSTVCEETCERVKGAGLELVLLPTWYDVDDGATLAILGLELLEDTPPAFTSIPGYAASHTREFLRDLRSADDLAAQQTIAAELEEPVR is encoded by the coding sequence ATGCCTTACACGATCCTGAAATCTGATGACGATCACTCGACCGCAACGAGCGAGCGGAAAGCTCAGTGCGCCCTGGCCGTCATGGCCAAAGCTCCCAGACCAGGCAAGGTGAAGACGCGCCTCTCGCCTCCGCTGACGCTCGCGCAGTCCGCGGCACTGAACGTCTGCTTCCTCAAGGACACCACGGAGAACATCGCTACGGTTGCGGCTCAGGGTGCAGCCGCAGGATTGATCTCCTACACGCCAGTTGGCGACGAGAGCCTGTTTGAAGGCATTCTCCCGCCTTCGTTCGCGCTTATCGCGCAGCGGGGTGATGCGTTCGGAGAGAGGCTGCTTGCCGCCGCCGAAGACATCCTCGCCTGCGGATATGGCGCGGTCTGCCTGATCGATTCGGATTCACCCACAGTTCCCGCGGCGGCGTTCGAGCAGGCTGTGGCAGAGTTAGCAAAGCCTGGAGACAGAGTTGTGCTCGGCCCGTCGCACGATGGCGGATATTACCTGATTGGGTTGAAGAAGGCTCATCCCGAGCCGTTCGAGAGGATCACGTGGTCGACCTCGACCGTCTGTGAGGAGACGTGCGAACGCGTCAAAGGAGCCGGACTCGAACTTGTCTTGTTGCCTACTTGGTACGACGTCGACGATGGCGCAACGCTTGCCATCCTTGGCTTGGAACTGCTCGAAGACACGCCTCCGGCGTTTACATCAATCCCGGGATATGCGGCTTCGCATACCCGCGAGTTCCTGAGGGATTTGCGAAGCGCGGACGATCTCGCGGCACAGCAGACAATCGCGGCAGAGCTTGAGGAGCCGGTGCGGTGA
- a CDS encoding bifunctional diguanylate cyclase/phosphodiesterase codes for MAEQHGSTVVLKDFLTRRIPPVLRLARLAVCLACLAVTAQLLNRQSVAMTGVSLVWLSNGFLIGVLLASRRPQWPAFILLGLFVDVMVNMVLGDPPGPALYFGLCNMVEVALGALLMYRFVAEDPDLTQVRQLGSLMFGALFASSVASALASTYISFHGGRPFTHSFRFWFAADVLGIATMTPLYISFHFRKQFSRRSPPETILLFTLLCVVALGVFRMTNYPMLWFVLLFLLLLGVRLGFTASAAGLLAVTFIGGYLTTEGFGPLGRTFIGPLEAPVLIFQTFVALSMVALYTTEAAMSVNQRVMSKLSASESRFRSLAEASRDVIVLTDIQGRRKYVSPAVTEMLGWLPDELVGRNDLSTVHSDDVPKMIEMVRALRNGDQPSPLAYQALKKDGEYRWLESNSRLLLDDDTGEPSGFVFVVRDISDRRAAEEKMQEAFRAVELQAMRDGLTGVANRRLLDQTLRSNWQRGARDHTPLSLLLIDVDQFKAYNDLYGHLAGDECLRRIAEAIQTVLRRPQDLLARYGGEEFVAVLPSTSGPGAELISEIFRKTIEDLAIAHDVSPHGVVTVSLGCATVIPSIDKGENSLIQSADAALYRAKTTGRNRTRVAGDEFVIN; via the coding sequence ATGGCAGAGCAGCACGGGTCGACCGTTGTCTTGAAAGATTTTCTTACGCGCCGCATTCCACCGGTCCTTCGACTGGCTCGACTCGCTGTGTGCCTCGCCTGCCTCGCTGTTACCGCGCAACTTTTGAACCGGCAGAGCGTTGCCATGACCGGCGTTTCGCTCGTCTGGCTTTCAAACGGCTTTCTGATCGGCGTTCTCCTTGCATCGCGGCGTCCGCAGTGGCCCGCCTTTATTCTGCTTGGTCTATTTGTCGACGTCATGGTGAATATGGTCCTCGGCGATCCGCCTGGGCCAGCCCTCTATTTCGGGTTGTGCAATATGGTCGAGGTGGCACTCGGCGCCTTACTCATGTATCGCTTCGTCGCGGAGGATCCTGATCTGACTCAAGTAAGGCAGCTAGGCAGCCTTATGTTCGGCGCTCTATTCGCGTCATCTGTGGCCTCGGCTCTAGCGTCTACCTATATCAGCTTCCACGGCGGTCGCCCTTTCACACATTCCTTTCGGTTCTGGTTCGCCGCCGACGTGCTCGGAATCGCAACTATGACCCCGCTCTACATCTCATTCCACTTCCGGAAGCAGTTTTCGCGCAGATCCCCGCCAGAAACCATTCTGCTGTTTACCCTGCTCTGTGTCGTTGCACTCGGAGTATTTCGCATGACGAATTACCCGATGCTCTGGTTTGTCCTTCTCTTTCTCCTTCTGCTCGGCGTCCGTCTTGGCTTTACTGCTTCAGCTGCTGGCCTCCTGGCGGTTACCTTTATCGGAGGCTACCTCACCACCGAAGGTTTCGGTCCCCTTGGCCGGACCTTCATCGGTCCTCTCGAAGCACCTGTGCTCATATTTCAGACATTCGTTGCACTCTCGATGGTTGCGCTCTATACGACCGAAGCTGCCATGTCGGTCAATCAGCGTGTGATGAGCAAACTGTCCGCAAGCGAGAGCCGATTCCGCTCTCTCGCGGAGGCATCTCGGGACGTCATTGTGTTGACCGATATCCAGGGACGCCGTAAATATGTCTCGCCCGCTGTTACGGAGATGCTCGGCTGGCTGCCGGACGAACTCGTTGGACGGAACGATCTATCGACCGTCCATTCCGACGACGTCCCAAAGATGATCGAGATGGTAAGGGCGCTCCGAAATGGGGACCAGCCTTCACCCCTCGCGTACCAGGCGCTGAAGAAGGACGGCGAGTATCGCTGGCTTGAAAGCAACTCGCGCCTGCTCCTCGACGACGACACTGGCGAACCGAGCGGTTTTGTCTTTGTCGTTCGGGACATCTCGGATAGGCGTGCCGCCGAGGAAAAGATGCAGGAAGCTTTCCGTGCAGTGGAGCTACAGGCCATGCGCGACGGCCTCACTGGGGTTGCCAATCGCCGGCTTCTCGACCAGACCCTCCGATCGAACTGGCAGCGGGGAGCCCGGGACCACACTCCGCTTTCCCTTCTGCTCATCGACGTCGACCAGTTCAAGGCTTACAACGATCTCTACGGACATCTCGCCGGCGATGAGTGCCTGCGTAGAATAGCGGAGGCCATCCAGACGGTCCTCCGCCGTCCGCAGGATCTTCTCGCTCGCTACGGCGGCGAGGAGTTTGTTGCAGTCCTTCCAAGCACATCGGGCCCGGGAGCCGAACTGATCTCGGAGATCTTCCGGAAGACCATTGAAGATCTGGCAATCGCCCACGACGTGAGCCCCCACGGCGTAGTCACCGTGAGCCTCGGCTGTGCCACCGTGATCCCTAGTATCGATAAAGGTGAGAACAGCCTGATCCAGTCCGCTGACGCCGCTCTCTATCGCGCCAAGACGACCGGGCGCAATCGCACCCGCGTCGCTGGCGACGAGTTTGTCATCAACTAA